One Diospyros lotus cultivar Yz01 chromosome 1, ASM1463336v1, whole genome shotgun sequence genomic window carries:
- the LOC127792790 gene encoding norbelladine synthase-like has translation MFATVSHEMEVKVPASKAWRLYSSLKLANVVLQKLSHLINKIDILEGDGGVGTVLRLQFPPGTPGFTYYKEKFTKIDDEKRAKEAEVIEGGYLDLGFTLYRVRFEVIEKSEDCCITKATIEYDLKEEAAANASIVSIQPLVLIMETAADYLTVNDED, from the exons ATGTTTGCAACCGTGTCTCATGAGATGGAAGTGAAGGTTCCAGCAAGTAAAGCGTGGCGTCTGTATAGCAGCCTCAAGCTCGCCAACGTCGTCCTGCAGAAACTCAGCCATCTCATCAACAAAATCGACATCCTAGAAGGCGACGGCGGCGTCGGCACTGTTCTCCGCCTCCAATTTCCACCAG GGACGCCGGGGTTTACGTATTACAAGGAGAAGTTTACGAAGATCGACGATGAGAAGCGAGCGAAGGAAGCGGAGGTGATCGAAGGAGGGTATCTGGATTTAGGGTTTACGTTGTATCGAGTTCGATTTGAAGTGATTGAGAAGAGCGAAGATTGCTGCATCACGAAAGCCACCATCGAGTATGATTTGAAGGAAGAAGCTGCGGCGAACGCTTCCATCGTCAGCATCCAGCCGCTGGTGCTGATTATGGAAACCGCCGCCGATTATCTTACCGTCAACGACGAAGATTAA
- the LOC127794449 gene encoding protein EXORDIUM-like has product MEFSHLLPLVFSLCLSLLLIPLASATRLPPSISYHHGLLLAGNLNLSLLWYGRFDPLEKTVVRTFVASLTLDRSLSFTPDVMSWWNKVQTYLPSGATVRIAKETDDESASAGNVLTQKSLPDLLARATAGEQNTVAVIFAGKDVAIEGTCQGTCYLHRALGKQPYIAVGNPEKRCPGKCAVPFHLPDEHFCPPLTLTLEPPSGNVGADAVIIHFASALAETVTNPFNSGFFGGEGGKYQAATACVGLFASNALPGFPSNVRVDPHTGGAFNAHGVNNTKFLLPALWDVKTSSCWTPL; this is encoded by the coding sequence ATGGAGTTTTCTCATCTTCTCCCCCTCGTATTCTCCCTTTGCTTGTCGCTGCTTCTTATTCCCCTCGCCTCTGCAACCAGGCTCCCCCCCTCCATCTCCTACCACCACGGCCTTCTTCTCGCCGGTAACCTTAATCTCTCCCTCCTCTGGTACGGCCGCTTCGATCCCCTCGAGAAGACCGTCGTCCGCACCTTCGTAGCATCCCTCACCCTCGACCGGAGCTTGAGCTTCACCCCCGACGTCATGTCCTGGTGGAACAAAGTCCAGACCTATCTCCCGTCAGGAGCCACCGTCCGGATCGCAAAAGAAACCGACGACGAGTCCGCGTCCGCCGGAAACGTCCTGACGCAGAAATCTCTCCCCGATCTGCTCGCCAGAGCCACCGCCGGCGAGCAGAACACCGTCGCCGTCATCTTCGCCGGCAAAGACGTCGCCATCGAGGGCACGTGCCAAGGCACGTGCTACCTCCACAGAGCCCTAGGCAAACAGCCGTACATCGCCGTCGGAAACCCCGAGAAGCGGTGCCCGGGGAAGTGCGCCGTGCCGTTCCACCTGCCGGACGAACACTTCTGCCCGCCGCTGACGCTGACGTTGGAGCCGCCAAGCGGAAACGTCGGTGCCGACGCCGTGATCATTCATTTCGCGTCGGCACTGGCGGAGACGGTGACGAATCCCTTCAACAGCGGGTTCTTCGGCGGCGAGGGAGGAAAGTATCAGGCCGCAACAGCGTGTGTAGGCTTATTCGCATCAAACGCGCTCCCGGGATTCCCCAGCAATGTTAGGGTGGATCCCCATACCGGCGGCGCGTTCAATGCCCACGGCGTCAACAACACCAAGTTCCTGCTACCTGCTCTCTGGGATGTCAAAACTTCGTCGTGCTGGACTCCACTGTAA
- the LOC127792772 gene encoding histone acetyltransferase MCC1 yields MWHNGRRNYPRTTTTFCWGLMKNSSMVDFKGSYHPAISYRAIQPSDLTMLQKIHSDLFPIRYESEFFHNVVNGHDIVSWGAVDRSRSNGQSDELIGFVTARIVLGKDSEIEDLLRYGSSKSDQTLVYILTLGVVQSYRNLGIASSLVREVIKYASSIQTCRAVYLHVISYNNPAIRFYQKMSFQCVGRLRGFYFINGRHYDSFLFIYYVNGGRSPCSPLELVALLATYLRSGLKLVVAKLWKNDGKKVSRWSGGSKESRCLIPAIQSKKMLMAEGTGFQCV; encoded by the exons ATGTGGCATAATGGAAGGAGAAATTATCCAAGAACTACTACAACTTTTTGCTGGGGATTGATGAAAAATTCTTCAATGGTAGACTTTAAAGGCAGTTACCATCCAGCCATATCTTATAGGGCCATACAACCCTCTGatttgactatgcttcaaaagaTCCACAGTGATCTATTCCCTATCAG gTATGAATCTGAGTTCTTCCATAACGTTGTTAATGGGCATGATATTGTCTCTTGGGGTGCTGTTGATCGCAGTCGATCCAATGGACAAAGTGACGAACTTATTGGATTTGTTACTGCACGAATTGTTCTGGGAAAAGATAGCGAG ATAGAAGACTTGCTCAGATATGGCTCCTCAAAGTCAGATCAAACACTAGTTTACATTTTGACACTTGGTGTGGTACAATCATACAGAAACCTTGGGATAG CGTCTTCGCTTGTTCGAGAAGTTATCAAATATGCCTCAAGTATTCAAACATGCCGAGCAGTTTACCTCCATGTGATTTCTTATAACAACCCTGCCATCCGTTTCTACCAGAAAATGTCTTTCCAGTGTGTGGGACGGTTGCGtggtttttatttcattaacgGTCGGCATTATGATTCTTTCTTATTCATCTACTATGTCAATGGAGGCCGATCACCTTGCTCACCACT GGAGCTTGTCGCACTGTTGGCGACGTACTTGAGGAGTGGGCTTAAGCTGGTGGTTGCAAAGCTATGGAAAAACGACGGTAAGAAGGTTTCTAGATGGAGTGGTGGTAGTAAAGAAAGCCGTTGCCTTATACCAGCGATTCAAAGTAAGAAAATGCTCATGGCAGAGGGTACCGGATTTCAGTGTGTTTAG
- the LOC127792732 gene encoding uncharacterized protein LOC127792732 isoform X2, which produces MMLATPNCFILTCSWIPDKSANLSGRFNLNLEKKTATIRMFGRCKATLITNSESFEVGRLIGSYGFMNVTSYSGLQLGLDIEDSSADVGRLRVQDVGEGNVKIRLYEGRIAQGPLKGTPVIFKSSSKIVPQNIQTLLGGFETRTGEQWLALRNDGKYSAADYAKVTSEKMSKDRALGEKKFWNPFEQEQSIKRRRYFVIKLLHGALCGLAFMHDHDRLHQSLGPASVVLNTMVEKDSAYLVPRLRDLAFSVDIRYSQLEEGSGKFTEGLWRRASAAGAFTPMEKRAFGIADDIYEAGLLFAYLAFIPFCEAGILDSLSLQRLLESTFRLDLEAAREYCISDDRLLEAVKFLDLGDGAGWELLQAMLNPDYRKRPIAEAVLNHRFMTGSLL; this is translated from the exons ATGATGCTCGCAACACCTAATTGCTTCATTTTAACATGTTCTTGGATTCCAGACAAATCGGCCAATTTATCGGGTCGTTTCAATTTGAATTTAGAGAAAAAGACGGCGACGATTCGAATGTTTGGGCGTTGTAAAGCGACTCTGATTACCAATTCGGAGTCTTTTGAAGTCGGAAGGCTTATTGGTAGCTATGGCTTCATGAATGTCACCAG TTATTCAGGATTGCAATTGGGTTTGGACATTGAGGATTCATCAGCAGATGTAGGACGCTTAAGAGTTCAAGATGTAGGAGAAGGCAATGTGAAAATCAG GCTTTATGAAGGAAGAATAGCTCAGGGTCCACTCAAAGGGACCCCTGTTATTTTTAAg AGCAGTTCAAAAATTGTCCCTCAGAATATCCAAACACTTCTTGGTGGGTTTGAGACAAGAACTGGGGAGCAG TGGCTTGCTCTTCGTAATGATGGGAAATACAGTGCCGCGGACTATGCAAAAGTTACGAGTGAAAAAATGTCTAAGGACCGTGCTCTAGGAGAAAAGAAGTTCTGGAATCCTTTTGAACAGGAGCAATCTATAAAACGTAGaagatattttgttattaagtTGCTTCATGGTGCTTTATGTGGCCTGGCCTTCATGCATGATCATGACAGACTACATCAAAGTCTTGGACCTGCTTCTGTGGTTCTTAA CACCATGGTTGAAAAAGATTCTGCTTACCTAGTTCCACGGCTTCGGGATCTTGCCTTTTCAGTTGATATTAG GTATTCACAACTAGAGGAAGGTTCAGGAAAGTTCACAGAAGGACTCTGGAGAAGGGCATCTGCGGCTGGTGCATTCACTCCTATGGAGAAAAGAGCATTTGGAATAGCAGATGACAT ATATGAAGCAGGTCTTCTTTTTGCATACTTGGCTTTCATTCCATTTTGTGAGGCAGGAATCTTGGATAGCCTCTCGCTGCAA AGGCTTTTGGAAAGCACTTTCCGACTTGATCTTGAAGCTGCAAGAGA GTATTGTATATCAGATGACCGTTTGCTAGAAGCTGTCAAGTTTCTTGACCTTGGCGATGGCGCTGGTTGGGAGTTACTGCAG GCCATGCTAAACCCTGATTACCGTAAACGGCCAATTGCAGAAGCTGTGCTGAACCATCGGTTCATGACTGGCTCCCTTCTTTGA
- the LOC127792732 gene encoding uncharacterized protein LOC127792732 isoform X1, producing MMLATPNCFILTCSWIPDKSANLSGRFNLNLEKKTATIRMFGRCKATLITNSESFEVGRLIGSYGFMNVTSYSGLQLGLDIEDSSADVGRLRVQDVGEGNVKIRLYEGRIAQGPLKGTPVIFKVYPGQQIGGVEADMMAANELNAHAFLQSSSKIVPQNIQTLLGGFETRTGEQWLALRNDGKYSAADYAKVTSEKMSKDRALGEKKFWNPFEQEQSIKRRRYFVIKLLHGALCGLAFMHDHDRLHQSLGPASVVLNTMVEKDSAYLVPRLRDLAFSVDIRYSQLEEGSGKFTEGLWRRASAAGAFTPMEKRAFGIADDIYEAGLLFAYLAFIPFCEAGILDSLSLQRLLESTFRLDLEAAREYCISDDRLLEAVKFLDLGDGAGWELLQAMLNPDYRKRPIAEAVLNHRFMTGSLL from the exons ATGATGCTCGCAACACCTAATTGCTTCATTTTAACATGTTCTTGGATTCCAGACAAATCGGCCAATTTATCGGGTCGTTTCAATTTGAATTTAGAGAAAAAGACGGCGACGATTCGAATGTTTGGGCGTTGTAAAGCGACTCTGATTACCAATTCGGAGTCTTTTGAAGTCGGAAGGCTTATTGGTAGCTATGGCTTCATGAATGTCACCAG TTATTCAGGATTGCAATTGGGTTTGGACATTGAGGATTCATCAGCAGATGTAGGACGCTTAAGAGTTCAAGATGTAGGAGAAGGCAATGTGAAAATCAG GCTTTATGAAGGAAGAATAGCTCAGGGTCCACTCAAAGGGACCCCTGTTATTTTTAAg GTTTATCCTGGACAACAAATTGGTGGTGTGGAGGCTGATATGATGGCTGCAAACGAGCTAAATGCTCATGCATTCCTTCAA AGCAGTTCAAAAATTGTCCCTCAGAATATCCAAACACTTCTTGGTGGGTTTGAGACAAGAACTGGGGAGCAG TGGCTTGCTCTTCGTAATGATGGGAAATACAGTGCCGCGGACTATGCAAAAGTTACGAGTGAAAAAATGTCTAAGGACCGTGCTCTAGGAGAAAAGAAGTTCTGGAATCCTTTTGAACAGGAGCAATCTATAAAACGTAGaagatattttgttattaagtTGCTTCATGGTGCTTTATGTGGCCTGGCCTTCATGCATGATCATGACAGACTACATCAAAGTCTTGGACCTGCTTCTGTGGTTCTTAA CACCATGGTTGAAAAAGATTCTGCTTACCTAGTTCCACGGCTTCGGGATCTTGCCTTTTCAGTTGATATTAG GTATTCACAACTAGAGGAAGGTTCAGGAAAGTTCACAGAAGGACTCTGGAGAAGGGCATCTGCGGCTGGTGCATTCACTCCTATGGAGAAAAGAGCATTTGGAATAGCAGATGACAT ATATGAAGCAGGTCTTCTTTTTGCATACTTGGCTTTCATTCCATTTTGTGAGGCAGGAATCTTGGATAGCCTCTCGCTGCAA AGGCTTTTGGAAAGCACTTTCCGACTTGATCTTGAAGCTGCAAGAGA GTATTGTATATCAGATGACCGTTTGCTAGAAGCTGTCAAGTTTCTTGACCTTGGCGATGGCGCTGGTTGGGAGTTACTGCAG GCCATGCTAAACCCTGATTACCGTAAACGGCCAATTGCAGAAGCTGTGCTGAACCATCGGTTCATGACTGGCTCCCTTCTTTGA